In Deltaproteobacteria bacterium, a genomic segment contains:
- a CDS encoding twin-arginine translocase TatA/TatE family subunit — translation MFGLGMWELLIILAIVLVVFGASKLPEIGSGLGKGISNFRLASKEAKEIDVTPEKDEVASEQKNEEKSAS, via the coding sequence ATGTTTGGTTTGGGCATGTGGGAACTCTTGATCATCCTGGCCATCGTTCTGGTCGTCTTCGGCGCCTCGAAGCTGCCTGAGATCGGCTCCGGATTGGGCAAAGGCATATCCAACTTTCGCCTGGCGTCCAAAGAGGCCAAGGAGATTGACGTTACCCCGGAAAAAGATGAAGTCGCCTCGGAGCAAAAAAACGAGGAAAAGTCCGCATCCTGA